TTAATTCAATATTTTTTATAAATACTTCAGGAAGCTTACCGCTTTTTATATGAGAATGGATTTCTTTTAATAAAATATTTAGTTGTATTTCTAAGGTTTCTATTAGAGTAATTGTATTAGTTATTTTAACGTATAATCCTGGTGAGTGAATACCCATATAGATAGCTTCATTGGAAATCTCGATAAGCTTTTGATAAAGTTTTTCGCTATAACCTAAGCCTTTTCTTGAAGTCGTAGAAATAAGTTCTATTAAGGCGTTTTTATCGGCATCAATAATAGATTGTGGATTGTTGTATTTCTTAAGTATAGCTAAAGAGGTTTTACCAGTAATTTTTGAGAATGCAGAGCTGTAACCAGGGAAAATTACCCTTAAATCAGTAGATAGTTTTTTCTTGTAAGTAGATTTGGTATCTGTTAACTTATAGTAGTCTCTACAAAGCGATTTTAGAGTATAAATTTCAACATCGAATGCACAAGAACATTTTACATTTTGAAATTTACCTATTTTAGCAATGGATATTGCATCAGTTTTATCATTTTTTACTTTTCTTATTCCACTATTTTTGTTACTATTAGTAATGAGTGGATTAAAGATGAATGTTTCAAATTTATCTTTAAGGAAGTGGAAAAGAGTAAGGTGATAAACACCAGTAGATTCCATGAAAATGCCAGTTTTCATGTTAAACTCTTCTTCCGCTTTTTTTATTTGAGCTACTAGGTAATCAAAACCATTTCTATTATGGATAATTTAAAAGGGCTTTTTATAAGTTTCACCGTCAGGTGCAAGTATTGCTACTACTGAAAAATCTGCTGATACATCAATTCCGACTGTTGGTCTATAAAAAAATTTACTCATGATTATAATCTCCTTTATTTTTGAGATAGAATAGAAATTCCATTTCTATCAGTAATTCTATAACCTTGTTTGTGACACGGGTAGTTCCAAATTGGAAACCCAACCAGCTAAACATAGAGTTCTCACTGATGGAATGATACGCTAATTCACGGGTAATAATGACTCGATAGAGTCCTTCCCAGGGGGATTACATCTATCTTCTATTCAGGAGATATTATATCAAAATATTTAACTGTATTGGTTTCAATTTTAACGTAATAGAAAACTTAGTTTAGAAGTGAAATGAATGCCATGTTGGGCAGAATAATCAGAATGTTAATAAAAAGATTTGTCTTAATGTTCGTTATAATAATAGAGAGTTTTCTATTGAATGTTATGACTATATTATACAAGGGGGATTAGAATGGATACCTTCAGTAATAGAAAATATAAAGATGCTCTACCTATTAAAACAATAACTAATATTCGAAATATACTTTCAGATTTAGGAATTTTGGCAGTTGAAATAGGTTGGCAAAATTCTGCTGAGAACTTTTATTCTATAAATTTAGAAATTACTAATACTAATATAGGTACTAACGGAAAAGGCACATCATACCAATATGCACTGGCAAGTGCCTATGGTGAACTTATGGAACGATTACAAAATCAATCTTTCTTTAGATTAAATGCAGATTTAAGTAAAGAAGCATTAGAATATCAAGGCTTTTATTATGCTCCAGATGAAAAATTCTTTAAGCTACAGGATCTCCTAGATAGTGATGAAGATTGGATAAAAAAACAATTATCTAGTATAAATACTGACTCTGACAAGAAACAACTATTAGAAAAGTGGCAATTAGTTTCTTATGAAAAAATACCTTCTGATTTTATATCATTACCTTATCTAAATATAAATAACAATAAACTATCCTATATTCCAATTAAAATGATTTCTAAGATGTATGTATCTAATGGTATGTGCGGTGGTAATACAGAAGAAGAAGCTCTGGTACAAGGATTATCTGAAGTTTTCGAAAGACATGTTAATAAAGAAATAATTCAGAATAAAATTACACCACCAACTATTCCCCGAAATTACCTAGATAATTATCCAAGAATTAAAGCTATGATATCACAATTAGAATCTAGCGGAAATTATGAAATAATTGTAAAAGATTGCTCTTTAGAAAAAGGATATCCTGTAATAGGTGTTATTTATATTAATAAGGATGATCAAACTTATTTTATCAAGTTTGGAGCTCACCCAATGTTTGAAGTAGCTATTGAAAGAACATTGACAGAACTTTTACAAGGGCAGGATATAAAAAATATGAAAGGTGTAAAAGAATACGCATATAAACCAAATATTTATAATGAAAAGAATAATATTATGGGCATCCTTGTTAACGGATGTGGCTTTTATCCCGCTGAAATGTTTGACACAAAATTTAGTTATGAATTTTGTGAATT
This Abyssisolibacter fermentans DNA region includes the following protein-coding sequences:
- a CDS encoding IS110 family transposase, which translates into the protein MIHNRNGFDYLVAQIKKAEEEFNMKTGIFMESTGVYHLTLFHFLKDKFETFIFNPLITNSNKNSGIRKVKNDKTDAISIAKIGKFQNVKCSCAFDVEIYTLKSLCRDYYKLTDTKSTYKKKLSTDLRVIFPGYSSAFSKITGKTSLAILKKYNNPQSIIDADKNALIELISTTSRKGLGYSEKLYQKLIEISNEAIYMGIHSPGLYVKITNTITLIETLEIQLNILLKEIHSHIKSGKLPEVFIKNIELICSIPGIGELTAITIMSEIGNIKGFLKPKHLVAFFGLDPSVNQSGKFNSNQNTMSKRGTKIGRRALYAVALASIRSTRNGKPINEILLKYYKENLKGKKNKVALVAIMSKLTRYIFSILKNQKPYEIRDPRIHEKMYLQNHSKSVA
- a CDS encoding YcaO-like family protein, yielding MDTFSNRKYKDALPIKTITNIRNILSDLGILAVEIGWQNSAENFYSINLEITNTNIGTNGKGTSYQYALASAYGELMERLQNQSFFRLNADLSKEALEYQGFYYAPDEKFFKLQDLLDSDEDWIKKQLSSINTDSDKKQLLEKWQLVSYEKIPSDFISLPYLNINNNKLSYIPIKMISKMYVSNGMCGGNTEEEALVQGLSEVFERHVNKEIIQNKITPPTIPRNYLDNYPRIKAMISQLESSGNYEIIVKDCSLEKGYPVIGVIYINKDDQTYFIKFGAHPMFEVAIERTLTELLQGQDIKNMKGVKEYAYKPNIYNEKNNIMGILVNGCGFYPAEMFDTKFSYEFCEFKNFNVSNNKELLNYLTNLLISEGYDIFIRNVSFLGFPSFHIIVPGFSEIEEFDDIDAIDSYSKYNRIKKYIRNLENISDIEIEAIINFFETVNYNKDASITQFLNLPVKNIFPWYYAKIDLFITALCYKIGDFKSAHKTINKFIDHMQQNSYNKLEKTYYRCARDYIGTKIDDIDEQDAIKILRIFYPLPIINGVITDFGNQEQILKQYGQMNCWDCKKCKLKNNCLYSSTEKIYKLVKEQYSLNPINQLFGEYI